In a single window of the Arachis hypogaea cultivar Tifrunner chromosome 6, arahy.Tifrunner.gnm2.J5K5, whole genome shotgun sequence genome:
- the LOC112696102 gene encoding uncharacterized protein: protein MGRGRGKGKKDTVIVEPEDPRNGEEEKLPAFRRRGRPIKPLMDDVEEVEATENIEKDEEIVIGNENGSTKDLKTQVITVNKRKRKRSVQTKEKKDLAKEENGNQVKPNPDDSVKPAGFRHNGSRRKNKPHRAAEAGVDCK, encoded by the coding sequence ATGGGTAGAGgcagagggaaagggaagaaggaCACTGTTATTGTTGAGCCGGAGGATCCTAGAAATGGCGAAGAGGAGAAACTTCCAGCTTTCAGAAGAAGAGGTAGACCAATAAAGCCGCTGATGGATGATGTTGAAGAAGTAGAAGCAACTGAAAATATAGAGAAAGATGAGGAGATTGTGATTGGTAACGAAAATGGTTCAACCAAGGATTTGAAAACTCAGGTTATCACAgtaaacaaaaggaaaagaaagaggtCTGTACAGACTAAAGAAAAGAAGGATCTGGCGAAGGAGGAGAATGGCAACCAAGTAAAGCCGAACCCAGATGATTCTGTAAAGCCTGCTGGATTTCGGCATAACGGGAGCAGGCGCAAAAACAAGCCTCACCGCGCTGCTGAAGCTGGTGTAGACTGCAAGTGA
- the LOC112696101 gene encoding squamosa promoter-binding-like protein 9 — MASGGRTATNNHKNQPPSSTVESLNGLKFGQKIYFEDLGLSTPSTTYSTSSSSSAVGVPKKGRGGSVQHAQQPPRCQVEGCKADLSDAKAYYSRHKVCAMHSKSPTVTVSGLQQRFCQQCSRFHQLPEFDQGKRSCRRRLAGHNERRRKPPPSSNFLTSRYARLSSSLFDDSGKGGSFLMEFASYPKLGLRNTVPNPRSSQPSWQGYSETSSDLFLQGSVGGTSIPNLRHPLPSSESYAGVADSSCALSLLSSQTWGSSNMAPSLGLNNMLNFSGAPVTQLAASSHGESIHQVPNPWWCSNKVVPDLGLGQFSQLPNSQVPGEFDALEPGRRHHVNLE; from the exons ATGGCTTCGGGGGGAAGAACTGCCACCAATAACCATAAGAACCAACCACCTTCCTCCACAGTTGAGTCTCTAAATGGCTTGAAATTCggccaaaaaatatattttgaggaTTTGGGTCTCTCCACACCGTCAACCACTTATTCAACTTCATCCTCTTCTTCTGCTGTTGGTGTTCCCAAGAAGGGTAGGGGCGGTTCGGTTCAGCATGCTCAGCAGCCACCGAGGTGCCAGGTTGAGGGTTGCAAAGCAGATCTGAGTGATGCTAAGGCTTACTATTCAAGGCACAAAGTTTGTGCCATGCACTCCAAATCCCCCACTGTCACTGTTTCTGGTCTCCAACAAAGGTTTTGCCAACAGTGTAGCAG ATTTCATCAGCTTCCTGAATTTGATCAAGGGAAACGAAGTTGCCGCAGGCGGCTTGCCGGCCATAACGAACGTCGGAGAAAGCCCCCACCATCCAGCAACTTCTTAACCTCTCGTTATGCAAGACTTTCTTCGTCACTTTTCG ATGATAGTGGCAAAGGTGGAAGCTTCCTGATGGAATTCGCTTCATACCCGAAGCTCGGTCTTAGGAACACAGTTCCAAATCCCAGATCATCTCAACCAAGCTGGCAGGGCTATTCAGAGACATCATCTGACCTTTTCTTGCAAGGTTCAGTGGGTGGGACAAGCATCCCCAATCTCAGACACCCTCTTCCTTCGAGCGAAAGTTATGCCGGCGTAGCAGACTCAAGCTGTGCTCTCTCTCTTCTGTCAAGCCAAACATGGGGATCTAGTAACATGGCACCAAGTCTCGGGTTGAATAACATGTTGAATTTCAGTGGTGCACCTGTGACACAACTTGCTGCATCATCCCATGGTGAATCCATTCATCAAGTTCCGAATCCCTGGTGGTGTTCAAACAAGGTTGTCCCTGATCTAGGCCTCGGTCAATTCTCGCAGCTTCCTAATAGCCAAGTTCCCGGCGAGTTCGATGCACTGGAACCAGGTAGGAGGCATCATGTGAATCTAGAGTAG
- the LOC112696098 gene encoding outer envelope pore protein 16-3, chloroplastic/mitochondrial, translated as MDIDPAELRYLEDEDSSLMKTIKGATTGLISGTIWGTVVATWNDVPRVERNVALPGLIRTFKMMGNYGLTFAAIGGVYIGVEQLVQNARMKRDLVNGAVGGFVAGATVLGYKGRSIKTAIQAGSALAFTSAFIDFGGQRIKHDSHKEYAAYTTKKRPNAESADA; from the exons ATGGATATAGACCCTGCAGAACTTAGGTATTTGGAGGATGAGGATTCTTCATTGATGAAAACTATTAAGGGTGCAACAACTGGTTTAATTTCTGGCACCATCTGGGGTACTGTTGTTGCCACCTGGAATGATGTTCCTCGTGTTGAGAGAAACGTTGCTCTTCCAGGCCTGATAAGAACTTTCAAGATGATGGGCAACTATGGATTGACCTTTGCTGCCATAGGAGGAGTCTACATCGGTGTTGAGCAGTTGGTGCAGAACGCTAGGATGAAGAGGGATCTTGTCAATGGTGCTGTAGGTGGATTTGTTGCTGGTGCAACTGTTCTGGGTTATAAAG GGAGGAGCATCAAAACTGCAATTCAGGCTGGGTCAGCATTGGCATTCACCTCTGCATTTATTGATTTCGGAGGTCAGAGAATAAAACATGATTCTCATAAGGAGTATGCTGCTTACACCACAAAGAAAAGACCCAATGCTGAATCTGCTGATgcgtaa
- the LOC112696099 gene encoding protein STRUBBELIG-RECEPTOR FAMILY 2 — protein MICDYLYVQLNLVVFSSILISQGLASTPSPEVSALQDLYKALNYPPQLQGWNGSDPCEESWKGIACSGSSVIHIKIRGLNLTGNFGSMLRDLQNLKELDVSSNNIGGEIPFSLPRNARNMNLSHNLLNGPIGDVFTGLDDLKEMDLSYNNFSGDLPRSFGSLKNLDKLFLQNNRFTGSVTYLAELPLSYLNIQDNLFSGILPLHFHTIPNLRIGGNNFHSEDSSPPWSFPLDTVPIAVERNFSHPPSHPVEHNFSHPPIHPVEHNTTVASAIRNYAPPPPKVSQHKEKHMGPGGIAFMVGAGTLMATGVALFVAIRLSKRRAQMPSSKSLESNHFSLHSHPSSATIEVSSTALDESPQIPAFDPASLRGPMGLPPVHHNNIDEASRRSFSRRSRSTGRTKVYTVSELQFATNNFNECNILGEGSLGTVYRAKFPDGKILAVKSINLAGVSYREEEKFLDVICTASRLKHPNIVALNGYCLERGKHLLVYDYVRNLTLHDALHKDVYKPLSWILRLRIAVGVANALDYLHSAFSPPVAHGNLKAANVLLDENLMPRLSDCGLAALRPLRSIQATEAPIDVGYLSPDHGRAGGSSRKRDVYAFGVLLLEMLTGRKAFDGGRPIEEQYLVKWASPRLHDNANLEQMVDPGMKRTFSSKALSRYAAIVSLCIQPSRHFRPQMSEVVDSLVSFSQKFNIAKGGGRVGADGGNFIELESFEKSFRSTNSRFMGSPALSHVSA, from the exons ATGATTTGCGACTACCTCTACGTGCAACTCAACCTCGTTGTCTTCTCGTCGATTTTGATTTCTCAGGGTTTGGCATCTACTCCTTCACCCGAAG TATCAGCTCTGCAGGATCTATACAAGGCTTTAAACTACCCTCCTCAGCTCCAAGGTTGGAATGGTAGTGATCCATGCGAGGAGTCTTGGAAAGGAATCGCTTGTTCCGGGTCATCAGTTATACACAT AAAAATTCGCGGACTGAACCTCACTGGAAATTTTGGAAGCATGCTCCGTGATCTTCAGAACTTGAAGGAACT TGATGTCAGTTCTAATAACATAGGTGGAGAAATACCATTTAGCTTACCCCGCAATGCAAGAAATAT GAATTTAAGCCACAATCTCTTAAATGGACCCATTGGCGATGTATTTACTGGCCTGGATGATCTCAAAGAAAT GGACCTTTCATACAACAATTTCTCAGGAGATCTTCCAAGATCGTTTGGTTCCTTGAAAAACCTTGATAAATT GTTTCTGCAGAATAACAGATTTACTGGATCAGTCACCTACCTGGCTGAACTTCCACTTTCATATCT GAACATCCAAGACAATCTGTTTAGTGGCATTCTTCCACTCCACTTTCACACCATACCGAATTTACG GATTGGAGGGAATAACTTCCATTCAGAGGACAGCTCTCCTCCCTGGTCTTTTCCTCTGGACACTGTACCAATAGCAGTTGAACGTAACTTTAGTCACCCACCCTCACACCCAGTTGAACATAACTTTAGTCACCCACCCATACACCCAGTTGAGCATAATACAACTGTGGCAAGTGCCATAAGGAACTATGCTCCTCCACCTCCCAAGGTTAGTCAGCACAAGGAAAAACATATGGGTCCCGGAGGAATAGCTTTTATGGTTGGTGCAGGAACACTAATGGCAACTGGTGTGGCACTCTTCGTTGCAATCCGTTTAAGTAAAAGGCGAGCACAGATGCCAAGCTCTAAGAGCTTGGAAAGCAAccatttctctttacattctcatCCAAGCAGTGCAACAATAG AGGTCTCGTCTACTGCTTTAGATGAGAGCCCACAAATCCCGGCTTTTGATCCTGCATCCCTCAGGGGTCCAATGGGATTGCCTCCTGTGCACCACAACAACATAGACGAAGCTTCAAGAAGAAGTTTTTCTAGAAGAAGCAGATCCACCGGAAGGACGAAAGTTTACACCGTATCGGAGCTTCAGTTTGCTACTAACAACTTCAATGAATGCAACATTCTGGGAGAGGGTTCTCTTGGCACTGTATACAGAGCCAAATTTCCTGATGGCAAA ATTCTGGCAGTGAAGAGCATAAACTTGGCGGGTGTGTCTTACAGAGAAGAGGAAAAGTTCTTGGATGTTATCTGCACGGCTTCCCGATTGAAGCACCCCAACATAGTAGCACTGAATGGCTACTGTTTGGAGCGGGGAAAGCATCTTCTTGTGTATGATTATGTTAGGAATTTGACTCTGCATGATGCTCTTCACAAAGACGTATACAAGCCTCTATCATGGATCCTCCGTCTCCGGATAGCTGTCGGCGTTGCTAACGCCCTGGA CTACTTGCACTCAGCATTCTCCCCACCTGTTGCCCATGGAAACTTGAAGGCTGCGAATGTTCTTCTGGACGAGAATTTGATGCCTCGTCTTTCTGACTGTGGCTTGGCTGCTTTGAGACCACTGAGGAGCATTCAGGCTACCGAGGCTCCTATTGATGTAGGTTACCTGTCACCTGACCATGGCAGAGCAGGAGGTAGCAGCAGAAAGAGAGATGTGTATGCCTTTGGGGTACTGCTTCTGGAAATGTTAACGGGAAGAAAAGCATTCGATGG TGGCAGGCCAATTGAGGAGCAGTACCTAGTGAAGTGGGCTTCACCCAGGCTTCACGATAACGCCAATTTGGAGCAGATGGTGGATCCCGGTATGAAGAGGACATTTTCATCCAAGGCTCTTTCTCGTTATGCTGCTATCGTCTCGCTCTGCATACAg CCTTCGAGGCATTTTCGTCCTCAGATGTCAGAAGTTGTGGACTCGCTTGTATCATTCTCGCAAAAGTTTAACATAGCAAAGGGCGGTGGTAGAGTAGGAGCAGATGGTGGCAACTTCATTGAACTTGAATCATTTGAGAAATCTTTCCGTTCAACAAACTCACGATTTATGGGTTCACCGGCGTTGAGCCATGTATCCGCCTAA